One Brassica napus cultivar Da-Ae chromosome C4, Da-Ae, whole genome shotgun sequence genomic region harbors:
- the LOC106377704 gene encoding uncharacterized protein LOC106377704, whose amino-acid sequence MTQDVSDELQALFSAAIEASYLTRNQGGIELCVDALNRLKSASLSVNDIQRFSKSIFRLETLRTHKSPKISETREKRPISLKPNKKKTETLLAKTERDIKEYKDDGGGKVTTKTLLPPPRRLAACKNPNSAEMVELFEAAKKAADVANAKGILSGKSDALRCVEAISLLMKMNVTPKPNEPRRMIERLQVLTKHKDRTICNAAKALLQLWTQRIREQERKAASTIDMILQKPSQGQQIRGQGFKREPTKTRKLVM is encoded by the exons ATGACGCAGGATGTATCTGATGAATTACAAGCTTTGTTTTCCGCAGCCATCGAAGCCAGCTATCTTACACGAAACCAAGGCGGCATCGAACTCTGTGTTGACGCGTTGAATAGGTTGAAGTCTGCGTCTCTCTCCGTCAACGATATTCAACGATTTTCTAAGTCAATATTTCGGTTGGAGACTCTGAGAACTCATAAAAGCCCTAAGATCAGTGAA ACAAGGGAGAAGAGACCAATCTCTCTAAAGCCGAATAAGAAGAAGACGGAGACGCTGCTTGCAAAAACGGAACGGGACATCAAAGAGTACAAAGATGATGGTGGTGGTAAGGTTACAACCAAAACCTTGCTTCCTCCTCCGAGGAGACTCGCTGCttgcaaaaaccctaattccgcGGAGATGGTGGAGCTGTTCGAAGCAGCGAAGAAAGCGGCTGACGTGGCCAACGCTAAGGGTATTCTCTCTGGCAAATCAGACGCGTTGAGGTGTGTTGAAGCTATCTCATTACTCATGAAGATGAACGTCACTCCAAAACCTAATGAGCCAAGGAGGATGATTGAGAGGCTTCAGGTACTTACAAAGCACAAGGACCGTACGATTTGTAATGCTGCAAAAGCTCTTCTTCAACTTTGGACGCAGAGGATCAGAGAACAAGAACGTAAAGCTGCGTCTACAATCGATATGATTCTTCAGAAACCTAGTCAAGGTCAGCAGATACGCGGTCAGGGCTTCAAAAGAGAGCCTACAAAGACGAGGAAACTAGTTATGTGA
- the LOC106453579 gene encoding uncharacterized protein LOC106453579 isoform X2, with protein sequence MTSLMMATPFAGSLTQCKKTNNLSLHRAFKVTSMQTPLEELYNVKVERKVSQRRLDELGVSRWSVWKTGKCKLPWDWQVDQLVYIEEGEVRVVPEGSERFMQFLAGDLVRYPKWLEADLFFNAPYRERYCFKAYGDD encoded by the coding sequence ATGACAAGTCTTATGATGGCCACACCATTCGCAGGTTCTCTCACTCAAtgcaagaaaacaaataacCTCTCCCTTCACAGAGCCTTTAAGGTAACCTCTATGCAGACACCGTTGGAAGAGCTATACAACGTTAAAGTGGAGCGGAAAGTGTCACAGAGACGGTTAGATGAGCTCGGGGTTTCCAGATGGTCGGTTTGGAAGACTGGGAAGTGCAAACTGCCATGGGACTGGCAGGTGGATCAGTTGGTTTACATAGAAGAAGGAGAGGTCCGTGTTGTTCCCGAAGGCAGCGAGAGGTTTATGCAGTTTTTAGCCGGAGATCTTGTTAGGTACCCGAAATGGTTGGAGGCTGATCTTTTCTTCAACGCTCCTTACCGCGAACGCTATTGTTTCAAGGCCTATGGTGATGACTGA
- the LOC106453579 gene encoding uncharacterized protein LOC106453579 isoform X1, producing the protein MKDLIAAAIKSTYDTRSPGGVDRCIDLLIRLKSLSLSVKDILYFSKSIFKLETLRRHRNPKIREVSQSLFTSLLKTLYSQGTDNPAGLNKARLKRKEANTGSLTNKRAKTNLLVSDKKQDHKTLAREPVVRRAETKKTDACMSVTTKPVTTTALPQQSRRDIKDGKVTTKTLIPPPRRVPACKNVPAKASRNPKTEEMVELFEAAKKAADVANAKGILSGKSDALRCVEAISLLMKMNVTPKPNEPRKMIERLERLAKHKDRTICSAATTLLQIWRQRIREQERKESSAIKNPRRVQRTCGQGFTRESTKAMKLVM; encoded by the coding sequence ATGAAGGATTTGATTGCTGCTGCCATCAAGAGCACTTACGATACTCGGAGCCCTGGTGGAGTCGATCGTTGCATCGATCTATTGATTCGGTTGAAGTCTCTGTCTCTCTCCGTCAAAGATATTCTTTACTTCTCCAAGTCGATTTTCAAACTCGAGACTTTGAGAAGGcatcgaaaccctaaaatccGGGAAGTGTCTCAATCTTTGTTTACTTCCTTGTTGAAGACGCTCTACTCGCAAGGGACAGACAACCCGGCCGGTCTTAACAAAGCTCGTCTGAAGAGGAAAGAGGCAAATACCGGGTCTTTGACGAATAAAAGGGCAAAGACCAATCTTTTGGTTTCGGACAAGAAACAAGATCACAAAACTCTCGCTCGGGAACCTGTGGTAAGGAGGGCTGAGACAAAGAAGACCGATGCTTGCATGTCTGTTACGACCAAGCCTGTTACTACCACGGCTCTTCCTCAGCAATCGAGACGGGACATCAAAGATGGTAAGGTTACAACCAAAACCTTGATTCCTCCTCCGAGGAGAGTCCCTGCTTGCAAGAACGTTCCAGCGAAGGCTTCTAGAAACCCTAAAACAGAGGAGATGGTTGAGCTGTTTGAAGCAGCAAAAAAAGCGGCTGACGTGGCCAATGCTAAGGGTATTCTCTCTGGCAAATCAGACGCGTTGAGGTGTGTTGAGGCTATCTCATTACTCATGAAGATGAACGTCACTCCTAAACCTAATGAGCCAAGGAAGATGATCGAAAGGCTGGAGAGACTTGCCAAGCACAAGGACCGTACGATTTGCAGTGCTGCAACAACCCTTCTCCAGATTTGGAGGCAGAGGATCAGAGAACAAGAACGTAAAGAGTCTTCTGCCATCAAGAACCCTCGTAGAGTTCAACGAACATGCGGTCAGGGCTTCACAAGAGAATCTACAAAGGCGATGAAGTTAGTGATGTGA
- the LOC106352941 gene encoding splicing factor 3A subunit 2 — translation MDREWGSKPGGGGAASAQNEAIDRRERLRRLALETIDIAKDPYFMRNHLGSYECKLCLTLHNNEGNYLAHTQGKRHQTNLAKRAAREAQEAPTQPQPHKRTVSVRRTVKIGRPGYRVTKQYDPELKQRSLLFQIEYPEIEDNVKPKHRVMSSFEQKVQPYDKKYQYLLFAAEPYETIAFKVPSTEIDKSTPKFFSHWDPDSKMFTLQVYFKPNKPDPFKPQSTVESNGLLPPPPPPPQTQPPPPPPSGSLPPPPPPMANGTGAYPPPPPPPSGGYM, via the exons ATGGACAGAGAATGGGGTTCGAAACCAGGAGGCGGAGGCGCCGCCTCGGCCCAGAACGAGGCCATAGATCGCCGGGAGCGTCTCCGTCGTCTTGCTCTCGAAACCATAGACATTGCGAAAGATCCCTATTTCATGCGCAATCATCTCGGAAG CTATGAGTGCAAACTATGTCTAACGCTGCATAACAACGAAGGAAACTACTTGGCTCATACTCAAGGTAAGAGGCATCAGACCAACTTGGCTAAGCGAGCTGCTCGTGAGGCTCAGGAAGCTCCTACTCAGCCTCAGCCTCACAAGCGTACAGTCTCTGTTCGCAGAACAG TTAAAATTGGTAGACCAGGGTACCGTGTTACAAAGCAGTACGACCCCGAGTTGAAGCAAAGATCCCTTCTCTTCCAG ATTGAATATCCTGAAATAGAGGACAATGTTAAGCCCAAACATCGTGTCATGTCTTCATTCGAGCAG AAAGTTCAACCTTATGACAAGAAATATCAATACCTTCTGTTTGCAGCTGAACCATATGAAACCATAGCCTTCAAG GTTCCAAGCACAGAGATAGACAAATCAACCCCAAAGTTTTTCTCTCACTGGGATCCAGACTCAAAGATGTTTACC TTGCAGGTGTATTTCAAGCCGAACAAGCCAGACCCATTCAAGCCTCAGTCCACTGTTGAATCGAATGGCCTTCTgcctccaccaccaccgcccCCTCAAACTCAACCGCCACCACCTCCTCCATCTGGTTCActgccaccaccaccacctccgaTGGCTAATGGTACTGGGGCCTatccaccacctccaccaccaccatctgGAGGTTACATGTGA
- the LOC106352937 gene encoding condensin complex subunit 2 isoform X2 — protein MEETLTPNPKQRPTSTATTRIQAPTSPFFLGSNNDRLEREQARAARVAASRRRSVVFGRGPQLEKESDPCFDKQQILELFQNCIKLASENKINQKNTWELNLIDHLCEIIKVEDENNTETNFQKASCTLEAGVKIYSMRVDSVHSEAYKVLGGITRAGHDDTGDNEDAAGSVVTATNQKKQAEKKLSPLSTLEPSFDALNVKKFDVAFAVDPLYHQTSAQFDEGGAKGLLLNNLGVYGGCQVLFDSQEIPGKLVSSANQHDKSETIDLFFAKECVEKMVLNMRQKDEIVPSLRAIINQFDEENQRPSDTFCCSQKSTESFDISHDNEASYADNDDGYDNFGDSFNYEGQSGAAEENFGLNDAEPAYSNFPEEVEPASLQDLESDERFENVDDYLFLSLGISSKQNSWAGPDHWKYRKTKGPDVHPASENGSSPPVKKTRKKKQAEPELDFTKALEEDIPDIFAPPKNLKSLLLPANRAPCQTKLPEDCHYQPENLVKLFLLPNVMCIGKRRRKCSGETRQQYDDYEHAESWENDNVYDDGPFDNGNDQSDAEDTTNSLISQPRQVNKIEVQYDKASKQVDVQVLKETLWECLQESPQPPIEDEEHQQEPPESRSFKELLASFPDDCKAAGTTQDISPHLCFICLLHLANEHNLSLVGSQDLEDLTINFA, from the exons ATGGAGGAAACCTTAACTCCAAACCCTAAGCAAAGGCCAACTTCGACGGCGACGACTCGGATCCAGGCTCCGACAAGTCCCTTCTTCTTGGGATCCAACAATGACAGGCTTGAACGTGAACAAGCTCGCGCCGCCAGAGTCGCCGCTAGCCGTCGTAGATCTGTGGTTTTCGGTCGTGGGCCTCAGCTTGAGAAGGAATCAGATCCGTGCTTTGACAAGCAGCAGATTCTCGAGTTGTTTCAGAATTGTATCAAATTGGCCAGTGAGAAC AAAATCAATCAGAAGAATACGTGGGAGTTGAATTTGATCGACCATCTTTGTGAGATTATTAAAGTTGAAGATGAGAATAATActgaaaccaattttcaaaag GCAAGCTGCACTCTTGAAGCTGGAGTTAAGATTTACTCAATGAGGGTTGACTCAGTTCATTCTGAGGCATACAAGGTCTTGGGTGGTATTACTCGAGCTGGCCATGATGACACCGGAG ACAACGAGGATGCTGCTGGTTCTGTAGTTACTGCAACTAACCAAAAGAAACAGGCAGAGAAAAAG CTCTCGCCTTTATCAACACTGGAACCATCCTTTGATGCTCTTAACGTGAAGAAGTTCGACG TGGCATTCGCCGTGGATCCCCTTTATCATCAGACTTCAGCACAGTTTGATGAAGGCGGCGCAAAGGGTCTCTTGCTAAACAATTTAGGAGTCTATGGAGGGTGTCAAGTTCTATTTGACTCACAAGAAATCCCTGGAAAGCTTGTGTCTTCTGCAAATCAGCATgataaatcagaaacaattGATCTATTCTTTGCTAAAG AATGTGTGGAGAAAATGGTGCTTAACATGCGGCAAAAGGATGAGATTGTACCATCTCTTCGGGCCATAATCAATCAATTTGATGAAGAGAATCAGAGACCATCTGATACGTTTTGTTGTAGTCAGAAGTCGACGGAGTCATTTGATATATCACATGATAATGAAGCTAGCTATGCCGACAATGATGATGGATACGATAACTTTGGAGATTCTTTTAATTATGAGGGTCAGTCTGGTGCTGCTGAGGAAAACTTTGGCCTCAATGATGCGGAACCAGCATACTCAAATTTTCCGGAG GAAGTTGAACCAGCCTCACTGCAAGACCTCGAGTCAGATGAAAGATTTGAGAATGTTGACGACTATCTCTTCTTGTCGTTGGGAATTTCATCTAAACAAAATTCTTGGGCAGGTCCTGATCACTGGAAGTACCGGAAAACAAAAG GTCCAGATGTTCACCCTGCTTCCGAAAACGGATCTTCTCCACCAGTGAAGAAAACTAGGAAAAAGAAGCAAGCAGAGCCTGAACTAGATTTTACAAAAGCTTTGGAGGAAGATATTCCTGATATCTTTGCCCCCCCAAAAAACCTAAAGTCTTTACTTCTCCCAGCAAATAGAGCCCCTTGTCAAACAAAGCTGCCAGAGGATTGTCATTATCAACCTGAGAATCTAGTAAAGTTATTTTTACTACCGAATGTGATG TGCATCGGgaagaggagaagaaaatgCTCAG GCGAAACAAGGCAGCAGTATGATGATTATGAACATGCGGAATCGTGGGAAAATGATAATGTCTATGATGATGGCCCCTTTGATAATGGAAATGATCAAAGTGATGCAGAGGATACTACCAATTCATTAATCTCTCAGCCACGCCAG GTCAACAAAATTGAGGTCCAATATGATAAAGCTTCAAAACAAGTTGATGTGCAAGTGCTGAAGGAAACTCTATGGGAGTGTCTTCAGGAATCTCCTCAACCACCAATTGAG GATGAGGAACACCAACAAGAACCACCAGAAAGTAGATCTTTCAAAGAGCTGCTGGCTAGCTTTCCAGATGATTGCAAAGCGGCTGGCACAACCCAAGACATCTCACCACATCTATGTTTCATCTGCTTGCTGCACTTGGCGAACGAGCACAATCTCAGCCTCGTTGGCTCTCAAGACTTGGAGGATCTAACAATAAACTTTGCCTGA
- the LOC106352937 gene encoding condensin complex subunit 2 isoform X1, with amino-acid sequence MEETLTPNPKQRPTSTATTRIQAPTSPFFLGSNNDRLEREQARAARVAASRRRSVVFGRGPQLEKESDPCFDKQQILELFQNCIKLASENKINQKNTWELNLIDHLCEIIKVEDENNTETNFQKASCTLEAGVKIYSMRVDSVHSEAYKVLGGITRAGHDDTGDNEDAAGSVVTATNQKKQAEKKLSPLSTLEPSFDALNVKKFDVAFAVDPLYHQTSAQFDEGGAKGLLLNNLGVYGGCQVLFDSQEIPGKLVSSANQHDKSETIDLFFAKECVEKMVLNMRQKDEIVPSLRAIINQFDEENQRPSDTFCCSQKSTESFDISHDNEASYADNDDGYDNFGDSFNYEGQSGAAEENFGLNDAEPAYSNFPEEVEPASLQDLESDERFENVDDYLFLSLGISSKQNSWAGPDHWKYRKTKAGPDVHPASENGSSPPVKKTRKKKQAEPELDFTKALEEDIPDIFAPPKNLKSLLLPANRAPCQTKLPEDCHYQPENLVKLFLLPNVMCIGKRRRKCSGETRQQYDDYEHAESWENDNVYDDGPFDNGNDQSDAEDTTNSLISQPRQVNKIEVQYDKASKQVDVQVLKETLWECLQESPQPPIEDEEHQQEPPESRSFKELLASFPDDCKAAGTTQDISPHLCFICLLHLANEHNLSLVGSQDLEDLTINFA; translated from the exons ATGGAGGAAACCTTAACTCCAAACCCTAAGCAAAGGCCAACTTCGACGGCGACGACTCGGATCCAGGCTCCGACAAGTCCCTTCTTCTTGGGATCCAACAATGACAGGCTTGAACGTGAACAAGCTCGCGCCGCCAGAGTCGCCGCTAGCCGTCGTAGATCTGTGGTTTTCGGTCGTGGGCCTCAGCTTGAGAAGGAATCAGATCCGTGCTTTGACAAGCAGCAGATTCTCGAGTTGTTTCAGAATTGTATCAAATTGGCCAGTGAGAAC AAAATCAATCAGAAGAATACGTGGGAGTTGAATTTGATCGACCATCTTTGTGAGATTATTAAAGTTGAAGATGAGAATAATActgaaaccaattttcaaaag GCAAGCTGCACTCTTGAAGCTGGAGTTAAGATTTACTCAATGAGGGTTGACTCAGTTCATTCTGAGGCATACAAGGTCTTGGGTGGTATTACTCGAGCTGGCCATGATGACACCGGAG ACAACGAGGATGCTGCTGGTTCTGTAGTTACTGCAACTAACCAAAAGAAACAGGCAGAGAAAAAG CTCTCGCCTTTATCAACACTGGAACCATCCTTTGATGCTCTTAACGTGAAGAAGTTCGACG TGGCATTCGCCGTGGATCCCCTTTATCATCAGACTTCAGCACAGTTTGATGAAGGCGGCGCAAAGGGTCTCTTGCTAAACAATTTAGGAGTCTATGGAGGGTGTCAAGTTCTATTTGACTCACAAGAAATCCCTGGAAAGCTTGTGTCTTCTGCAAATCAGCATgataaatcagaaacaattGATCTATTCTTTGCTAAAG AATGTGTGGAGAAAATGGTGCTTAACATGCGGCAAAAGGATGAGATTGTACCATCTCTTCGGGCCATAATCAATCAATTTGATGAAGAGAATCAGAGACCATCTGATACGTTTTGTTGTAGTCAGAAGTCGACGGAGTCATTTGATATATCACATGATAATGAAGCTAGCTATGCCGACAATGATGATGGATACGATAACTTTGGAGATTCTTTTAATTATGAGGGTCAGTCTGGTGCTGCTGAGGAAAACTTTGGCCTCAATGATGCGGAACCAGCATACTCAAATTTTCCGGAG GAAGTTGAACCAGCCTCACTGCAAGACCTCGAGTCAGATGAAAGATTTGAGAATGTTGACGACTATCTCTTCTTGTCGTTGGGAATTTCATCTAAACAAAATTCTTGGGCAGGTCCTGATCACTGGAAGTACCGGAAAACAAAAG CAGGTCCAGATGTTCACCCTGCTTCCGAAAACGGATCTTCTCCACCAGTGAAGAAAACTAGGAAAAAGAAGCAAGCAGAGCCTGAACTAGATTTTACAAAAGCTTTGGAGGAAGATATTCCTGATATCTTTGCCCCCCCAAAAAACCTAAAGTCTTTACTTCTCCCAGCAAATAGAGCCCCTTGTCAAACAAAGCTGCCAGAGGATTGTCATTATCAACCTGAGAATCTAGTAAAGTTATTTTTACTACCGAATGTGATG TGCATCGGgaagaggagaagaaaatgCTCAG GCGAAACAAGGCAGCAGTATGATGATTATGAACATGCGGAATCGTGGGAAAATGATAATGTCTATGATGATGGCCCCTTTGATAATGGAAATGATCAAAGTGATGCAGAGGATACTACCAATTCATTAATCTCTCAGCCACGCCAG GTCAACAAAATTGAGGTCCAATATGATAAAGCTTCAAAACAAGTTGATGTGCAAGTGCTGAAGGAAACTCTATGGGAGTGTCTTCAGGAATCTCCTCAACCACCAATTGAG GATGAGGAACACCAACAAGAACCACCAGAAAGTAGATCTTTCAAAGAGCTGCTGGCTAGCTTTCCAGATGATTGCAAAGCGGCTGGCACAACCCAAGACATCTCACCACATCTATGTTTCATCTGCTTGCTGCACTTGGCGAACGAGCACAATCTCAGCCTCGTTGGCTCTCAAGACTTGGAGGATCTAACAATAAACTTTGCCTGA
- the BNAC04G12250D gene encoding uncharacterized protein BNAC04G12250D, giving the protein MAKHTAALKAGLTLLALSMIGYILGPPLYWHLTEALVASASSCSPCVCDCSSVPLLTIPKGLSNGSFGDCAKHDPEVNEDTEKNYAELLTEELKQREAASMEKHKRVDTGLLEAKKITSSYQKEADKCNSGMETCEEAREKSEKALVEQKKLTSMWELRARQKGWKEGATKSSVKSKSSVQAS; this is encoded by the exons ATGGCGAAGCACACGGCGGCGTTAAAAGCCGGACTGACCTTGCTGGCGCTGAGCATGATTGGTTACATACTCGGCCCGCCTCTCTACTGGCACCTCACCGAGGCACTGGTCGCTTCCGCCTCTTCTTGCTCTCCGTGCGTCTGCGACTGCTCTTCCGTGCCTCTTCTCACCATCCCCAAAG GACTCAGCAATGGATCTTTTGGAG ATTGTGCAAAGCATGATCCAGAGGTGAACGAAGACACAGAGAAGAACTATGCTGAGCTCTTAACAGAGGAACTGAAGCAACGTGAAGCAGCATCGATGGAGAAACACAAACGAGTAGACACAGGCTTGCTAGAGGCCAAGAAGATAACATCCTCTTACCAAAAGGAGGCGGATAAGTGCAACTCCGGTATGGAGACCTGTGAAGAAGCAAGAGAGAAGTCGGAAAAAGCACTTGTGGAGCAGAAGAAGCTGACTTCTATGTGGGAACTCAGAGCTCGTCAAAAAGGATGGAAAGAGGGAGCCACCAAGTCATCTGTTAAATCCAAAAGCAGTGTTCAGGCTTCTTAG